In Mixophyes fleayi isolate aMixFle1 chromosome 4, aMixFle1.hap1, whole genome shotgun sequence, the following proteins share a genomic window:
- the PALM3 gene encoding paralemmin-3 translates to MGETQLYSQRLHGINEKRRILSEVERIQRELELQKLKLQQQKRKSLRDRWLMDGLVPAQGVETDNPLSQTEDKIRNLELELESYQLQLVHLENPELNIAKTKKVEGTNLHKELVNGDGNQRAADQKENHEHNTTIKEDKPLDSSRGEKPEMERQVLSQQEPAQGKDGLVGPPVPAPRGIKIPENNQVEHSLELPKSNELGANQTHQSQNQEHFDQKGEAGHHENLAQKEDDVMQNLNHCREDQDENAEHLDKDGEHQHQDQSLDQEHIDKNIDLHNQSSDKSLEHEQENLEHLTHESGHVNLGTEGHKLDISQPSLANEDLSKVSFNQHQNDNVKLLGEPTNSEILENQKENERSTQNDIHPTLPTAEDHDLPLRTGDHKNSQNVNEKDVSGSVIHDQNRDQTEEFVISLEKQEQHQNEKPPVTQDKADNPVVLLTGQDKDPDSTQPPEDSKQNPLLPFKDQNLDLISLPIYKDQCPILPTMAQEKTTTLPPNNQHPSASLPDEDNQQPGQVHISQVVVISAPGVNQHSAHPQPGPSASHQPGTVITNTPAECQPLLHKTQETDAHPHQHGSNTAETRDKDTPVKKKTCQCCVVM, encoded by the exons ATGGGGGAGACTCAGCTATACAGCCAACGCTTGCATGGAATCAAC GAGAAGCGCAGGATTCTGAGCGAGGTGGAAAGGATACAGCGGGAGCTGGAGCTGCAGAAACTCAAACTGCAACAACAGAAG AGGAAGTCTCTGCGAGATCGCTGGTTGATGGATGGGCTGGTTCCTGCCCAAGGAGTAGAAACGGACAACCCACTAAGTCAGACAGAAGATAAAATACGGAACCTTGAGCTTGAGTTGGAGAG CTACCAGTTACAGCTGGTCCATTTGGAAAATCCAGAACTGAACATCGCAAAAACGAAGAAAGTTGAG GGGACTAACCTGCATAAGGAACTTGTGAATGGTGACGGGAACCAACGTGCAGCTGACCAGAAAGAGAATCATGAGCACAATACAACTATAAAAGAAGATAAGCCACTAGATAGCAGTCGAGGAGAAAAACCAGAGATGGAACGACAAGTTCTATCACAACAAGAGCCTGCACAGGGTAAGGATGGGCTGGTTGGACCTCCCGTACCAGCTCCTCGAGGGATAAAAATTCCAGAAAATAATCAAGTGGAACACAGTCTAGAACTTCCAAAATCAAATGAACTGGGTGCAAATCAAACACATCAAAGCCAGAACCAGGAACATTTTGACCAAAAAGGTGAAGCTGGGCACCATGAGAATCTCGCTCAAAAAGAAGATGATGTAATGCAGAATTTAAATCACTGCCGAGAAGATCAGGATGAGAATGCAGAGCATCTTGACAAGGATGGGGAACATCAACATCAAGATCAGAGTCTGGACCAAGAGCACATTGATAAAAACATAGACCTTCATAACCAAAGCTCGGACAAGAGTCTGGAACATGAGCAAGAGAACTTGGAACATCTCACTCACGAGTCAGGGCATGTAAACCTAGGTACAGAAGGTCATAAACTGGACATCTCACAGCCAAGTTTGGCAAATGAAGACCTAAGCAAGGTTTCGTTCAATCAACATCAGAATGACAATGTAAAACTACTGGGTGAACCCACAAATTCAGAGATCCTTGAAAACCAAAAAGAGAATGAAAGGTCAACCCAAAATGACATACATCCAACTTTACCCACTGCAGAGGACCATGACTTACCGTTGAGGACAGGTGACCACAAAAATAGCCAAAACGTAAATGAAAAAGACGTTTCAGGATCAGTTATCCATGACCAAAATCGAGACCAGACTGAAGAGTTTGTAATATCGCTTGAAAAGCAGGAACAACACCAAAATGAAAAACCACCAGTGACTCAAGACAAAGCTGATAATCCTGTGGTGTTACTTACAGGTCAGGATAAAGACCCTGACTCAACACAGCCACCAGAAGATTCAAAGCAAAACCCATTATTGCCATTCAAGGACCAGAATCTGGATTTAATCTCATTGCCTATCTACAAAGACCAGTGCCCAATCCTGCCAACTATGGCTCAAGAGAAGACCACAACACTGCCACCTAATAACCAGCACCCCAGTGCGTCACTACCTGATGAGGACAACCAACAACCTGGTCAAGTACATATATCCCAAGTTGTGGTCATATCTGCTCCAGGAGTTAACCAACACTCCGCTCACCCTCAACCGGGTCCATCAGCCTCCCACCAGCCTGGCACAGTAATAACAAACACTCCCGCTGAGTGCCAGCCCCTGTTGCACAAAACTCAAGAGACTGATGCCCATCCGCACCAGCATGGATCTAACACAGCAGAGACACGGGACAAGGACACGCCTGTGAAAAAGAAGACATGCCAGTGTTGTGTAGTAATGTGA